The Streptomyces sp. NBC_01255 genome window below encodes:
- a CDS encoding SGNH/GDSL hydrolase family protein: MQTTSTLRRAAIALLTTAALGIAPAALADTGHHGPSWRAAWAASPQSPTAPFTANWSQQGFDNHTVRQVVRVTTGGSRARIELTNRYGSTPLRITGATVARTAKGSAVRPGSVRQLRFDGRASVTIPAGGTLLSDTANLPVEAFESLTVTLYLAEKTGPATFHHFSSATSYRADGDHRGDLGGAAFQETSASWYFLSGVEVTGGRDTARRNGVVTFGDSITDGVGSTLDTESRYPDALAERLAESGRPRAVVNHGIAGNQVVNDTTWAGEKGLKRFRQDVLAEPGVRTVIVLEGINDIGGSTTTFPAAPTPDVSAAQLIAGHRTLIREAHAKGLKILGATLTPIKGSFYDTPANEAKREAVNDWIRTSGAYDAVVDFDRAVADPTDPDRILPAYDSGDGLHPNDAGYEAMAQAVDLNEL; the protein is encoded by the coding sequence ATGCAAACGACGAGCACCCTCCGCCGCGCCGCCATAGCCCTGCTCACCACCGCCGCCCTCGGCATCGCCCCCGCCGCACTCGCCGACACCGGCCACCACGGCCCCTCCTGGCGTGCCGCCTGGGCCGCGTCCCCGCAGTCACCGACCGCGCCGTTCACCGCCAACTGGTCGCAGCAGGGCTTCGACAACCACACCGTCCGCCAGGTCGTCCGGGTCACCACCGGCGGCAGCCGGGCCCGGATCGAGCTGACGAACCGTTACGGCTCCACTCCCCTGCGGATCACGGGCGCGACCGTCGCCCGCACGGCGAAGGGCAGCGCCGTACGCCCCGGCTCCGTACGCCAACTCCGCTTCGACGGGCGGGCGTCCGTGACGATCCCGGCCGGCGGCACACTCCTCAGCGACACCGCGAACCTCCCCGTCGAGGCCTTCGAATCCCTTACCGTCACGCTCTACCTCGCGGAGAAGACCGGCCCCGCGACCTTCCACCACTTCTCCTCGGCCACCAGCTACCGCGCCGACGGCGACCACCGCGGCGACCTGGGCGGCGCGGCCTTCCAGGAGACCAGCGCGTCCTGGTACTTCCTCTCCGGCGTCGAGGTCACCGGCGGCCGTGACACCGCCCGCCGCAACGGCGTCGTGACCTTCGGCGACTCCATCACCGACGGCGTCGGCTCCACGCTCGACACCGAGAGCCGCTACCCCGACGCGCTGGCGGAGCGCCTCGCCGAGTCCGGGCGGCCGCGCGCCGTCGTCAACCACGGGATAGCCGGCAACCAGGTCGTCAACGACACCACCTGGGCGGGCGAGAAGGGCCTCAAGCGCTTCCGGCAGGACGTGCTGGCGGAGCCCGGCGTCCGGACCGTGATCGTCCTCGAAGGCATCAACGACATCGGCGGCAGCACGACGACCTTCCCCGCCGCGCCCACCCCTGACGTCTCCGCCGCACAGCTGATCGCGGGCCACCGCACCCTGATCCGCGAGGCCCACGCGAAGGGCCTCAAGATCCTCGGCGCGACCCTCACCCCGATCAAGGGCTCCTTCTACGACACCCCGGCGAACGAGGCCAAGAGGGAAGCCGTCAACGACTGGATCCGCACGTCCGGCGCGTACGACGCGGTCGTCGACTTCGACCGTGCGGTCGCGGACCCGACGGACCCGGACCGCATCCTCCCGGCGTACGACTCGGGCGACGGCCTCCACCCGAACGACGCGGGCTACGAGGCGATGGCCCAGGCCGTGGACCTGAACGAGCTGTAG
- a CDS encoding DUF1707 SHOCT-like domain-containing protein, with product MTAQPPEPSPRPAPPGELRASHDDREAVVEQLRDAAAEGRIDLDELDSRLELALKSRTHAELAVLTADLPKLNPAGSLPPLVLKGGMFGASQGPGRWEVPGHVIAHGGVGGVKVDFTRVECRLTEVVVEAYGETSGVTIVIPDGWAADTSGMDPGRGGLTDTTTPDRLPGTPLIRLAGSGGAGGVVIRHPNRREQRKLDSNPPQK from the coding sequence ATGACCGCCCAGCCCCCCGAGCCCTCTCCGCGCCCTGCTCCACCAGGAGAGCTCCGCGCCTCTCACGACGACCGGGAAGCCGTGGTGGAGCAGCTGCGCGACGCGGCAGCCGAGGGGCGCATCGATCTCGACGAGCTGGATTCGCGCCTCGAGCTGGCGCTGAAGTCCAGGACTCACGCCGAGTTGGCCGTCCTGACCGCCGACCTGCCGAAGCTGAATCCCGCCGGGAGCCTGCCGCCGCTGGTCCTCAAGGGCGGCATGTTCGGCGCGTCCCAAGGCCCCGGGCGCTGGGAGGTTCCCGGGCACGTGATCGCGCACGGAGGCGTGGGGGGCGTGAAGGTCGACTTCACCCGGGTCGAGTGCCGCCTCACGGAGGTCGTGGTGGAGGCGTACGGGGAGACCTCCGGCGTCACGATCGTCATCCCCGACGGGTGGGCCGCAGACACCAGCGGCATGGATCCCGGCCGCGGCGGCCTGACGGACACAACCACTCCCGACCGGCTCCCGGGAACTCCGCTGATCCGGCTCGCCGGTTCCGGCGGCGCGGGAGGAGTGGTCATCCGGCACCCCAACCGCAGGGAACAGCGCAAGCTGGACAGCAACCCGCCGCAGAAATAG
- a CDS encoding TetR/AcrR family transcriptional regulator codes for MTSRKTYHHGDLRQSVLAAALDVIAADGPGALSLRDLARRAGVSHAAPAHHFKDRTGLLTAIAAEGYDLLAAALAGTPELRERGVRYVRFAADHPAHFQIMFQPDLLRTDDPELLAAKERASAELRAGVAGLPDVPDARTAGIAAWSLAHGFATLLLTRNIDAALGDRDPEEYFRSLTGLLFPGQLPTEERD; via the coding sequence ATGACGAGCCGGAAGACCTACCACCACGGCGACCTGCGGCAGTCCGTCCTCGCCGCCGCCCTCGACGTGATCGCCGCCGACGGCCCCGGGGCGCTGAGCCTGCGCGACCTCGCCCGCCGCGCCGGCGTCTCCCACGCCGCCCCCGCCCACCACTTCAAGGACCGCACCGGACTCCTCACGGCGATCGCCGCCGAGGGATACGACCTCCTGGCCGCGGCCCTCGCCGGGACGCCCGAGCTGCGCGAACGCGGCGTGCGGTACGTACGGTTCGCGGCGGACCACCCCGCCCACTTCCAGATCATGTTCCAGCCGGACCTGCTCCGCACCGACGACCCGGAGCTCCTCGCCGCCAAGGAACGCGCCTCCGCCGAACTCCGCGCGGGCGTCGCCGGCCTGCCGGACGTCCCCGACGCCCGCACGGCGGGCATCGCCGCCTGGTCGCTCGCCCACGGGTTCGCGACCCTGCTCCTGACGCGGAACATCGACGCGGCGCTGGGCGACCGGGACCCGGAGGAGTACTTCCGCTCCCTGACCGGCCTGCTCTTCCCCGGCCAACTCCCCACAGAAGAACGCGACTAG
- a CDS encoding SCO6745 family protein: MWHLLEPLHALLYYAPEAFDEAAALGYDTAERWPSYFAWRSAPLGAPGPARVASAFYSFSPEMVARYVTEGAGREAQAPTALPADVLAARLRAVDRTYRSVLGEDTVKSPELAEAAALARRAAEAAGTEGRPLAAANAALPWPEAPHLVLWQAATILREHRGDGHLAALLVAGLDPVEALVSFAAIGAAPEAVFESRGWSAAAWSAARARLATRGLVHATGAATDEGRALRDQVELRTDELAAAPWAALGPDGTSRLAELLGGPWLSAIGSGLLPAENTLGIGKV, from the coding sequence ATGTGGCACCTGCTCGAACCCCTGCACGCCCTGCTCTACTACGCCCCCGAGGCCTTCGACGAGGCCGCCGCCCTCGGCTACGACACCGCCGAGCGCTGGCCCTCCTACTTCGCGTGGCGCTCCGCCCCGCTCGGCGCGCCCGGCCCGGCCCGGGTGGCCTCGGCGTTCTACAGCTTCAGCCCCGAGATGGTCGCCCGGTACGTCACGGAGGGCGCCGGCCGGGAGGCTCAGGCCCCCACCGCGCTCCCCGCCGACGTCCTCGCCGCCCGCCTCCGGGCCGTCGACCGCACCTACCGTTCCGTCCTCGGCGAGGACACCGTCAAGAGCCCCGAGCTCGCCGAGGCCGCCGCCCTCGCCCGCCGCGCCGCCGAGGCGGCCGGGACCGAGGGGCGCCCGCTCGCCGCCGCCAACGCCGCCCTGCCCTGGCCCGAGGCCCCGCACCTCGTCCTCTGGCAGGCCGCGACGATCCTGCGCGAGCACCGCGGCGACGGGCACCTCGCCGCGCTCCTCGTCGCCGGGCTCGACCCGGTCGAGGCGCTCGTCTCCTTCGCGGCGATCGGCGCCGCGCCCGAGGCCGTCTTCGAGAGCCGCGGCTGGTCCGCCGCCGCCTGGTCCGCCGCCCGCGCCCGCCTCGCCACCCGCGGTCTCGTCCACGCGACGGGCGCGGCCACCGACGAGGGCCGCGCGCTGCGCGACCAGGTCGAGCTGCGTACGGACGAACTGGCCGCCGCCCCCTGGGCCGCCCTCGGCCCGGACGGCACGAGCCGGCTCGCCGAACTGCTCGGCGGCCCTTGGCTGTCCGCGATCGGCTCCGGCCTGCTCCCCGCCGAGAACACGCTGGGCATCGGCAAGGTGTGA
- a CDS encoding VCBS repeat-containing protein encodes MRRSGVLRALTAVLAFICAGLAVTAPQAQADTVGPSAAPPVRTYTYNMCGSGGTGGCDVSAAGNEARYDTIVDETAAGVWNADYLFLVEVCRYQFDDLKARLGSRGYTGRYVETVAAGNLGSLCKDPVGSTTPSYGMATFVRGLAVDGVDLTLDTRAAILGTVPGSNAEDIKAPCIKAWVQSRQTWACSVHLWWGLPTLPADPTAQQQAMHAVMAREADKLAAQARTWEDAGIPVVLGGDFNSSPWGDVLDRFYEAGAGEGGHGTFAEADETDADRFGMRGALCAAPVARCRSGQLTKLDAAHTAQKQKLDYTFFSSRYFRGEVGDVPPEPTTPTVGKWISDHLPIRGAAYWEDCGAYGATPGAVFRRDAAGGLYRYAGRADGTHAALAKPCKVGTGWNGMKLVARQGTTLAAVDTAGDLWHYEAAADGSYSGGSGRKAAGTGFGNDNVLLAPGDVDGDTVADLITRDTTGGLWLHKGTGAHSYAPRTPIADTEGTGGTGGDGSTWSTYRSVVAVDFDQDLTGGPKVADLVAIDDTGRLWLHRGNGDGTLSARQAIGTAWNVYDALVAPGDLDGDGKPDLVGREAGGDLYTYKGDGSGGYAPRVKAGSSFPAGELLF; translated from the coding sequence ATGCGAAGGTCCGGAGTGCTCCGGGCGCTGACGGCCGTACTGGCCTTCATCTGCGCGGGACTGGCGGTGACGGCACCTCAGGCCCAGGCCGACACGGTGGGCCCGTCGGCCGCGCCGCCGGTCAGGACGTACACGTACAACATGTGCGGCAGCGGCGGGACCGGCGGCTGCGACGTCAGCGCCGCGGGCAACGAGGCGCGGTACGACACGATCGTCGACGAGACGGCGGCGGGCGTCTGGAACGCCGACTACCTCTTCCTCGTCGAGGTCTGCAGGTACCAGTTCGACGATCTGAAGGCCCGCCTCGGCAGCCGGGGATACACCGGCCGGTACGTCGAGACCGTCGCGGCCGGCAACCTCGGGTCGCTCTGCAAGGACCCGGTCGGGTCCACCACCCCGAGCTACGGGATGGCGACGTTCGTCAGGGGCCTCGCCGTCGACGGCGTCGACCTCACCCTGGACACGCGGGCCGCGATCCTGGGCACCGTCCCGGGATCGAACGCGGAGGACATCAAGGCCCCGTGCATCAAGGCCTGGGTGCAGTCCCGGCAGACCTGGGCGTGCTCGGTGCACCTGTGGTGGGGCCTCCCCACCCTCCCCGCCGACCCCACCGCCCAGCAGCAGGCGATGCACGCGGTGATGGCCAGGGAGGCCGACAAGCTGGCCGCGCAGGCCAGGACCTGGGAGGACGCGGGCATCCCCGTCGTCCTCGGCGGCGACTTCAACTCCTCCCCGTGGGGAGACGTCCTCGACCGCTTCTACGAGGCCGGCGCCGGCGAAGGCGGCCACGGCACGTTCGCCGAGGCCGACGAGACCGACGCCGATCGCTTCGGGATGCGCGGCGCCCTCTGCGCCGCCCCGGTCGCGCGGTGCCGCAGCGGACAGCTGACCAAGCTCGACGCGGCGCACACGGCGCAGAAGCAGAAGCTCGACTACACCTTCTTCAGCTCCCGGTACTTCCGCGGCGAGGTCGGCGACGTGCCTCCCGAGCCGACGACCCCGACCGTCGGCAAGTGGATCTCCGACCACCTGCCGATCCGCGGCGCGGCCTACTGGGAGGACTGCGGCGCCTACGGGGCCACCCCCGGCGCCGTGTTCCGGCGGGACGCGGCCGGCGGGCTGTACCGCTACGCAGGCCGGGCCGACGGCACCCACGCCGCCCTGGCGAAGCCGTGCAAGGTCGGCACGGGCTGGAACGGGATGAAGCTGGTCGCCCGCCAGGGAACGACCCTCGCCGCCGTCGACACGGCCGGCGACCTGTGGCACTACGAGGCCGCCGCCGACGGCTCGTACTCTGGCGGCTCCGGCCGCAAGGCGGCGGGGACCGGGTTCGGGAACGACAACGTCCTCCTCGCCCCCGGCGACGTCGACGGCGACACCGTCGCCGACCTGATCACCCGCGACACCACGGGCGGACTCTGGCTCCACAAGGGGACCGGAGCACACAGCTACGCCCCGCGCACGCCGATCGCCGACACCGAAGGCACCGGCGGCACCGGCGGCGACGGGAGCACCTGGAGCACCTACCGGTCCGTGGTCGCCGTCGACTTCGACCAGGACCTCACCGGCGGCCCGAAGGTCGCCGACCTCGTCGCCATCGACGACACCGGCCGCCTCTGGCTCCACCGGGGGAACGGCGACGGAACACTCTCGGCGCGCCAGGCCATCGGCACCGCCTGGAACGTCTACGACGCCCTCGTCGCACCCGGCGACCTGGACGGCGACGGAAAGCCGGACCTGGTCGGCCGCGAGGCCGGGGGTGACCTCTACACCTACAAGGGCGACGGCAGCGGCGGCTACGCCCCGCGCGTGAAGGCCGGTTCGAGCTTCCCGGCAGGGGAACTGCTCTTCTGA
- a CDS encoding HNH endonuclease family protein — MAATACTPASDTPSAEGGSGGKPAARGSALAAVDALTVKGRAPKTGYEREKFGRAWADVDGNGCGTRDDILRRDLTGVRLTDGRCKVASGTLTDDPYTGTTVEYVRGRSKVDIDHVVALSDAWQKGAGKWDKDTRRRFANDPLNLLAVDSSTNRRKSDGDAATWLPPNKAYRCTYVARQVAVKKKYGVWVTGAERDAMKRVLKGCPQQKLP; from the coding sequence ATGGCGGCCACCGCCTGCACGCCCGCCTCCGACACCCCTTCTGCCGAGGGCGGCTCGGGCGGCAAGCCCGCCGCGCGCGGCTCCGCGCTCGCCGCCGTGGACGCCCTCACCGTCAAGGGCCGGGCCCCGAAGACCGGTTACGAGCGGGAGAAGTTCGGCCGGGCCTGGGCGGACGTCGACGGCAACGGCTGCGGCACCCGCGACGACATACTCCGGCGCGACCTGACCGGCGTCCGCCTCACGGACGGCCGCTGCAAGGTCGCCTCCGGGACCCTCACCGACGACCCGTACACCGGGACCACCGTCGAGTACGTCCGGGGCCGCAGCAAGGTCGACATCGACCACGTCGTGGCGCTCTCCGACGCCTGGCAGAAGGGTGCCGGGAAGTGGGACAAGGACACCCGCCGCCGCTTCGCCAACGACCCCCTCAACCTCCTCGCCGTCGACTCGTCGACGAACCGGCGCAAGTCCGACGGCGACGCCGCGACCTGGCTCCCGCCGAACAAGGCGTACCGCTGCACGTACGTGGCCCGGCAGGTCGCCGTGAAGAAGAAGTACGGAGTGTGGGTGACCGGCGCCGAGCGGGACGCGATGAAGCGGGTCCTCAAGGGCTGCCCGCAGCAGAAGCTGCCGTAG
- a CDS encoding N-acetyltransferase codes for MDLNISTLAARPELEGPMWSMLDLWPEFMMYDPVGWANIGRIVRELPEYVLVATNDEGKVVARGFSVPFRMDVDGRRALPPRGWDEVLLWAFSDLRAGREADTVSAIEITVDTSALGNGVSHRMLAAMRENVKRLGFSELVAPVRPNGKHLEHESSIHEYAFRTRESDGLPVDPWLRVHVRAGGVVEAVAPASMTIGGSVEQWRTWTGLPFDTDGPVEVDKALVPVHCEASRGYAVYVEPNVWVRHIL; via the coding sequence ATGGACCTGAACATATCGACCCTCGCCGCCCGTCCCGAGCTGGAAGGGCCGATGTGGAGCATGCTCGACCTCTGGCCCGAGTTCATGATGTACGACCCGGTCGGCTGGGCGAACATCGGCCGGATCGTGCGCGAGCTGCCGGAGTACGTCCTCGTCGCCACGAACGACGAGGGCAAGGTCGTCGCCCGCGGCTTCAGCGTCCCCTTCCGGATGGACGTCGACGGCCGCCGCGCGCTGCCGCCCCGGGGCTGGGACGAGGTGCTGCTCTGGGCCTTCTCGGACCTGCGGGCCGGCCGTGAGGCCGACACCGTCAGCGCGATCGAGATCACGGTCGACACGAGCGCCCTGGGCAACGGCGTCTCGCACCGGATGCTCGCCGCCATGCGGGAGAACGTGAAGCGGCTCGGCTTCTCGGAGCTCGTCGCCCCGGTGCGCCCCAACGGCAAGCACCTGGAGCACGAGTCCTCCATCCACGAGTACGCCTTCCGCACCCGCGAGTCCGACGGCCTGCCCGTCGACCCGTGGCTGCGCGTCCACGTCCGCGCGGGCGGTGTCGTCGAGGCGGTGGCCCCGGCGTCGATGACGATCGGCGGCTCCGTCGAGCAGTGGCGCACGTGGACCGGCCTGCCGTTCGACACGGACGGCCCGGTCGAGGTCGACAAGGCCCTCGTCCCGGTGCACTGCGAGGCCTCGCGCGGCTACGCGGTCTACGTCGAGCCCAACGTGTGGGTCCGCCACATCCTCTGA
- a CDS encoding DUF4190 domain-containing protein, producing MSYDTQVPPAAPQQAMRNGLGTAALILGIIGAVSGLIPLLFWLAGTLGVIALILGLVGKGRVKRGEANNKGVTLTGAILGLVSLILATVGLVITVTAVSDAVEEIDKTIKDAAPQDPTKAGGSSGDAGTSDKGTADKGKGLADGDSSVYDDKLKITVSDPKAYTASEYAVGHTKGNKAYQVTVVVENGGTKKFDAVGVLLSARAGAEGVEAEQIFDEKVGAGFQGSVLPGKKATLTVAFDAPKAAKTLTVEVNPGFDYNPSQWELKLG from the coding sequence ATGTCGTACGACACCCAGGTCCCGCCCGCCGCCCCGCAGCAGGCCATGCGCAACGGCCTCGGCACCGCGGCCCTGATCCTCGGCATCATCGGCGCGGTCTCCGGCCTGATCCCGCTGCTCTTCTGGCTGGCCGGCACGCTCGGCGTCATCGCCCTGATCCTGGGCCTGGTCGGCAAGGGCCGCGTGAAGCGCGGCGAGGCGAACAACAAGGGTGTGACGCTCACCGGCGCGATCCTCGGCCTCGTGTCCCTGATCCTCGCGACGGTCGGCCTGGTCATCACGGTCACGGCGGTCAGCGACGCGGTGGAGGAGATCGACAAGACCATCAAGGACGCGGCCCCGCAGGATCCGACGAAGGCCGGGGGCTCGTCGGGCGACGCCGGGACGTCGGACAAGGGGACGGCGGACAAGGGGAAGGGCCTGGCGGACGGCGACTCGTCGGTCTACGACGACAAGCTGAAGATCACGGTCTCGGACCCGAAGGCGTACACGGCGAGCGAGTACGCGGTGGGCCACACCAAGGGCAACAAGGCCTACCAGGTCACGGTCGTCGTCGAGAACGGCGGCACGAAGAAGTTCGACGCGGTCGGCGTCCTGCTGAGCGCGCGGGCCGGTGCGGAGGGCGTCGAGGCGGAGCAGATCTTCGACGAGAAGGTCGGCGCGGGCTTCCAGGGCTCCGTCCTGCCCGGCAAGAAGGCCACGCTCACCGTCGCCTTCGACGCCCCGAAGGCCGCCAAGACCCTGACCGTCGAGGTCAACCCCGGCTTCGACTACAACCCCTCGCAGTGGGAGCTGAAGCTCGGCTGA
- a CDS encoding N-6 DNA methylase codes for MTAAGIARLAGVGRAAVSNWRRRHPDFPKPVGGTEASPSFSLAEVERWLRDQGKLAEVPLRERVWQQIAGHPAGAVTALVHAGCALLLVRDRSAAWPALAALPDERLTGVLPVALEETLTERLGPERPVLTPTAAALSASVALLRGVAELAAETGGVRQTFEFLLGRHLDANPRQYTLTPPGPASLMAALATGRTEPPAPDGTGTPLTVLDPASGTGGLLSAVEWPGAVCGQDADHDLAALTALRLALSTDADIRVRSGDSLRADAFPALAADAVLCHPPFNERNWGHDELAYDPRWEYGFPARTESELAWVQHALARLRPGGTAVLLMPPAAASRRSGRRIRADLLRRGALRAVVALPAGAAPPYGIPLHLWVLRKPVPGERPPAELLLVDTASEHTGQGRDGQGRDGRDSRDRLDWPAVHSTVLDAWTAFDRDGTVAATPGESRGVPVIELLDDDVDLAPARHLPPPAAAEGVTQLALVRERLAATLHRTRELTPPPVTDPATAGGGAAGRLTATAGTTTVGELARAGALELYAGGTGTAPAGAPVAVLTDHDVLAAQPPTGTLPDGPPEDPVLLAVGDVVVPVLGGGAAVRVVGAPAEGAALGRNLQLLRPDPATLDPWFLAGFLRATANTRQASSYASTATRLDVRRLQLPRLPLAEQRRYGERFRALAEFEETLRQASRLGEQLVQGLYDGLADGTVAP; via the coding sequence GTGACCGCCGCCGGGATCGCCCGGCTCGCGGGGGTCGGCAGGGCCGCCGTCAGCAACTGGCGCCGCCGCCACCCCGACTTCCCCAAGCCCGTGGGCGGCACGGAGGCCAGCCCTTCCTTCTCGCTCGCCGAGGTCGAGCGGTGGCTCCGCGACCAGGGCAAGCTGGCCGAGGTCCCGCTGCGCGAGCGCGTCTGGCAGCAGATCGCGGGCCACCCCGCCGGCGCCGTCACCGCCCTCGTCCACGCGGGCTGCGCCCTCCTTCTCGTACGGGACAGGTCGGCGGCCTGGCCGGCGCTCGCCGCGCTCCCGGACGAGCGGCTCACGGGCGTGCTCCCCGTCGCGCTGGAGGAGACGCTCACCGAGCGCCTCGGCCCCGAGCGGCCCGTCCTCACCCCCACCGCCGCCGCGCTGTCCGCCTCCGTCGCCCTCCTGCGCGGGGTCGCCGAGCTCGCGGCGGAGACGGGCGGTGTCCGTCAGACCTTCGAGTTCCTGCTCGGCCGGCACCTCGACGCCAACCCCCGGCAGTACACGCTGACCCCGCCCGGCCCCGCCTCCCTGATGGCGGCCCTCGCGACCGGCCGCACGGAGCCCCCCGCCCCCGACGGCACCGGCACCCCGCTCACCGTCCTCGACCCCGCCTCCGGCACCGGCGGCCTGCTCAGCGCGGTCGAGTGGCCCGGCGCGGTCTGCGGCCAGGACGCCGACCACGACCTCGCCGCGCTCACCGCCCTCCGCCTGGCCCTCTCCACCGACGCCGACATCCGCGTCCGCTCCGGCGACAGCCTCCGCGCCGACGCGTTCCCGGCGCTCGCCGCCGACGCCGTCCTCTGCCACCCGCCGTTCAACGAACGCAACTGGGGCCATGACGAACTGGCCTACGACCCGCGCTGGGAGTACGGCTTCCCGGCCCGTACGGAGTCCGAACTCGCCTGGGTGCAGCACGCCCTGGCCCGCCTCCGCCCCGGCGGCACCGCCGTCCTCCTCATGCCGCCGGCCGCCGCCTCCCGCCGCTCCGGCCGCCGGATCCGCGCCGACCTGCTCCGCCGGGGCGCCCTCCGCGCGGTCGTCGCCCTCCCGGCCGGCGCCGCGCCCCCGTACGGCATCCCGCTCCACCTCTGGGTCCTGCGCAAGCCCGTCCCCGGCGAGCGGCCCCCCGCCGAACTGCTCCTCGTCGACACCGCGTCCGAGCACACGGGCCAGGGCCGGGACGGCCAGGGCAGGGACGGCAGGGACAGCAGGGACCGGCTCGACTGGCCGGCCGTCCACTCGACCGTACTGGACGCCTGGACGGCCTTCGACCGGGACGGGACCGTCGCCGCGACCCCCGGCGAGAGCCGAGGCGTCCCCGTCATCGAGCTCCTCGACGACGACGTCGACCTCGCCCCCGCCCGCCACCTCCCGCCCCCGGCCGCCGCCGAGGGCGTGACCCAACTCGCCCTGGTCCGCGAGCGGCTCGCCGCGACCCTGCACCGGACCCGCGAGCTGACCCCGCCGCCCGTGACCGACCCGGCCACGGCGGGCGGCGGTGCGGCGGGCCGGCTCACGGCCACGGCCGGCACGACCACCGTCGGCGAACTCGCGCGCGCCGGCGCTCTGGAGCTGTACGCGGGCGGCACGGGCACGGCCCCCGCCGGCGCCCCCGTCGCCGTCCTCACCGACCACGACGTCCTCGCCGCCCAGCCGCCCACCGGCACGCTCCCCGACGGCCCGCCCGAGGACCCGGTCCTCCTCGCCGTCGGCGACGTCGTCGTCCCGGTCCTCGGCGGCGGCGCGGCCGTCCGCGTCGTCGGGGCCCCGGCCGAGGGCGCCGCCCTCGGCCGCAACCTCCAACTGCTCCGCCCCGACCCGGCGACCCTCGACCCGTGGTTCCTGGCCGGATTCCTCCGGGCCACCGCCAACACCCGGCAGGCCAGCAGTTACGCGTCCACCGCGACCCGGCTCGACGTGCGCCGCCTCCAGCTGCCCCGCCTGCCCCTGGCCGAACAGCGGCGGTACGGCGAGCGGTTCCGAGCCCTCGCGGAGTTCGAGGAGACCCTGCGACAGGCCTCCCGGCTCGGCGAACAACTCGTCCAGGGCCTGTACGACGGCCTGGCGGACGGCACGGTCGCGCCCTGA